Proteins from one Candidatus Omnitrophota bacterium genomic window:
- a CDS encoding FAD-dependent oxidoreductase — translation MLQRAFRVAIIGSGPSGFYLAEELFKVGAGHAPPLHITVDMFEKLPVPYGLVRYGVAPDHPKIKNVTKVFEKTAQNPHFTFLGHVTVGKDITVPELQKFYDALIFAVGAEADRHLGIEGEGLAGSYTATEFVAWYNSHPDFQDHHFDLSHDVAVIVGQGNVAMDVARILCKSADELKKTDISRQALEVLAESRIREVHMYGRRGPVQAAFTPPEIREMGELADCYPVLDPQDLKLNEASQKEMEDPAHAARKKNFEILQHFTTLQPQGRKRKFVLHFFKSPVALLGQGRVQRVKFEMNRLVGDPGRQKVSGTDKFEEIDCGIFFRSVGYRGIPIKGLPFSDQAGIIPNQNGRVMDPGKALAGLYAAGWIKRGATGVIGTNKPDSEDTVKSLLEDLDRLKPCERPSTQEVIAFLKEKQVRVVTFADWKKIDAAEIARGAKSDKPREKFDRVTGMLSAI, via the coding sequence GTGTTGCAACGCGCTTTCAGGGTGGCGATCATCGGCAGCGGGCCCAGCGGATTTTATCTGGCGGAAGAATTGTTTAAAGTAGGGGCGGGGCATGCCCCGCCCTTACATATCACAGTGGACATGTTTGAAAAATTGCCCGTGCCTTACGGGTTAGTGCGTTACGGCGTTGCCCCGGACCATCCCAAGATCAAGAACGTCACCAAGGTCTTTGAAAAGACCGCCCAAAATCCCCATTTTACATTTTTAGGCCATGTGACCGTGGGCAAGGACATCACGGTCCCTGAACTGCAGAAGTTTTATGATGCCCTCATTTTTGCCGTTGGTGCCGAGGCAGACAGGCATTTGGGTATTGAGGGGGAGGGTCTGGCGGGGAGTTACACAGCCACTGAATTCGTGGCCTGGTACAATAGCCATCCGGATTTTCAGGACCATCATTTTGATCTTTCCCATGACGTGGCCGTGATCGTGGGGCAGGGCAATGTGGCCATGGATGTGGCCCGCATTTTATGTAAAAGCGCGGATGAATTGAAGAAAACCGATATCAGCCGGCAGGCCTTGGAGGTCCTGGCTGAAAGCAGGATCAGGGAAGTCCATATGTATGGCCGCCGCGGCCCGGTCCAGGCCGCTTTTACCCCTCCCGAGATCAGGGAAATGGGGGAATTGGCCGATTGTTACCCCGTTTTAGATCCCCAAGACCTGAAATTGAACGAAGCAAGCCAAAAAGAGATGGAAGACCCGGCCCATGCGGCCCGTAAGAAGAATTTTGAGATCCTTCAGCATTTTACGACTCTGCAGCCCCAGGGCCGCAAACGCAAGTTTGTCCTGCATTTTTTCAAAAGCCCGGTGGCGCTCCTTGGTCAAGGCCGTGTCCAGAGGGTAAAATTTGAGATGAACCGCCTGGTGGGGGATCCGGGCAGACAAAAAGTGAGCGGCACAGACAAATTTGAGGAAATTGACTGCGGGATCTTCTTTCGCAGCGTCGGTTATCGCGGTATTCCCATAAAAGGCCTGCCTTTTTCTGACCAAGCGGGTATTATTCCCAACCAAAATGGCCGGGTCATGGATCCCGGGAAGGCATTGGCCGGTTTATACGCGGCCGGATGGATCAAAAGAGGCGCCACAGGCGTTATCGGCACCAATAAACCGGACAGCGAAGACACGGTCAAGAGTTTACTGGAGGATTTGGACCGGTTAAAACCGTGCGAAAGGCCAAGCACCCAGGAAGTCATAGCTTTTTTAAAGGAAAAACAGGTCCGGGTGGTCACTTTCGCGGATTGGAAGAAGATCGATGCCGCGGAGATCGCACGCGGGGCGAAATCAGACAAGCCAAGGGAGAAATTCGACCGCGTTACCGGCATGTTGTCCGCCATTTAA
- a CDS encoding nitrite/sulfite reductase, whose protein sequence is MDRKPFAPNLHTPQDKYSKEELNKLASKGFLGNLKTDFRDNSRPDLVWEAEAIAKSHGIYLEFNRAKTGNEKEWVYMVRISIPGGGPLNRGQWNVIDDLTEKYTRDSEGRPSIRLTTRQNIQFHWIKKEHVVEVIKTLAESGLNTLNGCGDNTRNVMGCPLSRFSDVYDANAMAQKAGLYFQLPLEPFIEVWAIDPKYLRKPEESFQYGPNLLNRKFKIAFSGVVKDEATGHLVADNCVEALTHDLAVVPVIESNASAKGGSAFGGKFQIYVGGGQGERNGKPSMACLGKPLGIVDKNRLFKTLDAVVQVHQEWGDRENRVWARLKYVIKKMGAAWYREQVEKKLGFKLEPPNPSLDPGARHMHHGWFKQATNGLWSYGAFIENGRLIDSGPNGKLKSMCRHLVNRYPVELLITPNQDALFSNIPEASKKEFEADLAKFGFGKRNGKAYSTLRLLSGACVGRDTCRLTYTDSEKFEPFLIDELETLGWGELAESIGITGCERQCFRPATKTVGLVGSGLNRYQLKLMGTEDARHQGLSLVSPDGNDIYLRSIPRERVAAVLDALFKFWKAKAKPGEDLGYFNRRIGMEGLISHFKENPITADLMAKPFPADCIIE, encoded by the coding sequence ATGGACCGTAAACCATTTGCTCCCAATCTCCATACCCCACAGGACAAATATTCCAAGGAAGAGCTGAATAAACTGGCTTCCAAAGGGTTTTTGGGCAATTTGAAAACAGATTTCAGGGACAATTCCCGGCCGGACCTGGTTTGGGAAGCGGAAGCCATTGCCAAATCCCACGGCATCTACCTGGAATTCAACCGCGCCAAGACCGGCAACGAAAAAGAATGGGTTTACATGGTCCGCATTTCCATTCCCGGCGGCGGCCCGTTAAACCGCGGACAATGGAACGTCATTGATGATCTGACCGAAAAATACACCAGGGACAGCGAAGGCCGCCCTTCCATACGGCTGACCACCCGCCAGAACATCCAGTTCCACTGGATCAAAAAAGAGCATGTGGTTGAGGTGATCAAAACACTGGCCGAATCGGGCTTAAACACCCTCAACGGCTGCGGGGACAATACCCGCAATGTCATGGGATGCCCCCTGTCACGATTTTCCGATGTCTACGATGCCAATGCCATGGCCCAAAAAGCCGGGCTTTATTTCCAATTGCCCCTCGAGCCCTTTATTGAGGTCTGGGCCATTGACCCCAAATACCTTAGAAAGCCCGAAGAATCATTCCAATACGGGCCCAATCTCCTCAACCGCAAGTTCAAGATCGCTTTTTCCGGAGTTGTTAAAGATGAGGCCACCGGTCATCTGGTCGCAGACAATTGTGTGGAAGCCCTGACCCATGACCTGGCTGTAGTGCCAGTGATTGAAAGTAATGCCTCCGCCAAAGGCGGATCCGCCTTCGGCGGAAAATTCCAGATCTACGTGGGCGGCGGCCAGGGCGAACGCAACGGCAAACCATCCATGGCTTGTTTAGGCAAACCCCTGGGCATCGTGGATAAAAACCGTTTGTTTAAAACTTTGGATGCCGTGGTCCAGGTCCACCAGGAATGGGGCGACCGCGAGAACCGCGTCTGGGCCCGCCTCAAATACGTCATCAAAAAGATGGGGGCCGCCTGGTACCGCGAACAGGTGGAAAAAAAGCTTGGCTTTAAATTGGAACCACCAAACCCCTCTTTGGATCCCGGAGCCAGACATATGCATCATGGCTGGTTCAAACAGGCGACCAACGGGCTTTGGTCTTACGGTGCTTTTATTGAGAACGGCCGCCTGATCGACTCGGGCCCCAACGGCAAACTCAAGTCCATGTGCCGGCATTTGGTGAACAGGTACCCGGTGGAACTCCTCATCACCCCCAACCAGGACGCCCTTTTCTCTAATATACCCGAGGCCTCAAAGAAAGAATTTGAAGCTGATCTGGCCAAATTCGGATTCGGCAAGCGCAACGGCAAGGCCTATTCCACCCTGCGCCTGCTTTCAGGGGCCTGTGTGGGCCGCGACACCTGCCGTTTGACATACACGGATTCGGAGAAATTTGAACCTTTTTTGATCGATGAACTGGAGACCTTGGGCTGGGGGGAACTGGCAGAGTCCATCGGTATTACCGGCTGTGAACGGCAATGCTTCCGGCCTGCCACCAAAACCGTGGGGTTGGTCGGCTCCGGATTAAACCGCTACCAATTGAAGTTAATGGGGACCGAAGATGCCAGGCACCAGGGATTGTCCCTTGTTTCCCCGGATGGCAACGATATTTACTTAAGGTCCATCCCCCGCGAGCGGGTAGCGGCTGTCTTGGATGCGCTTTTCAAATTCTGGAAGGCCAAAGCCAAACCCGGAGAAGACCTGGGTTATTTTAACCGCCGCATCGGCATGGAAGGCCTCATCAGCCACTTCAAAGAGAACCCCATTACCGCAGACCTGATGGCCAAACCCTTCCCGGCCGACTGCATTATTGAATAA
- a CDS encoding biopolymer transporter ExbD has protein sequence MRLRPRNSKLIADINIAPFTDVILVLLIIFMVTTPLIYRSSIKIALPQVSNNPQPLATKDINVMVSAAGEVYLENQKYNLKLDRDLLRFKMRGLVKANKNSAIIINGDRNVKYDYVVQVIDAASKAGIKHLVLATEFKR, from the coding sequence ATGAGACTCCGCCCCCGCAATTCCAAACTCATCGCCGATATCAACATAGCGCCGTTCACCGATGTTATTCTGGTGCTTTTGATCATTTTTATGGTGACGACACCGTTGATCTACCGCTCCAGCATCAAGATCGCCCTGCCGCAGGTGTCTAACAATCCCCAGCCCCTGGCAACAAAAGATATCAATGTCATGGTCAGTGCGGCCGGGGAGGTCTATCTGGAAAACCAGAAATATAACCTCAAACTGGACCGCGACCTGCTGCGCTTCAAGATGCGGGGATTGGTCAAGGCTAATAAGAATTCCGCGATCATTATCAACGGCGACCGCAACGTCAAATACGATTACGTGGTGCAGGTCATTGACGCGGCATCCAAGGCCGGGATCAAACATTTGGTATTGGCAACCGAATTCAAAAGGTGA
- a CDS encoding MotA/TolQ/ExbB proton channel family protein, with protein sequence MFKDKNIFELIGAGGFTIYLLAFCSVLSLAVIIERMLYYQRRSRVSRPALMEHIRQEYGSGRTSGAIDSCRQADTPYANVALAGLTLKGHDEKVISNAMEREITVETVKLERFTSIVGTIGGTAVYVGLFGTVLGIMRAFADIGKAGSGGMEVVTTGISEALICTAAGLFVAIPAVVAYNYFMRKVDNFVVDMELAASELLDVICMKKK encoded by the coding sequence ATGTTTAAGGATAAAAATATTTTTGAGCTCATTGGTGCCGGCGGCTTCACCATTTATCTGCTGGCGTTCTGTTCGGTCCTGTCTTTGGCCGTTATTATTGAACGGATGCTGTATTATCAGCGCCGTTCGCGGGTTTCCAGGCCAGCGCTGATGGAACATATACGCCAGGAATATGGATCAGGGCGGACGTCCGGGGCCATTGATAGTTGCCGTCAGGCAGATACTCCGTATGCCAATGTGGCTTTGGCGGGCTTAACGCTCAAGGGTCATGATGAAAAGGTGATCTCCAATGCCATGGAACGGGAGATCACCGTGGAAACGGTCAAACTCGAACGTTTCACCAGTATTGTGGGGACCATCGGCGGTACGGCCGTGTATGTCGGGCTTTTCGGCACGGTGCTGGGCATCATGCGCGCTTTCGCGGACATCGGCAAGGCCGGTTCCGGCGGCATGGAAGTCGTGACCACCGGCATTTCCGAGGCGCTCATCTGCACCGCGGCCGGGCTTTTTGTCGCCATCCCGGCGGTGGTCGCGTACAATTATTTTATGCGTAAGGTTGACAATTTTGTCGTGGATATGGAATTGGCGGCTTCCGAATTGCTGGATGTTATTTGTATGAAAAAGAAATGA
- a CDS encoding Re/Si-specific NAD(P)(+) transhydrogenase subunit alpha, which yields MVIAVPKEIHPGETRVSFIPPSVDRLVKKGAVVSVETGLGQSIGVSDEEYKKAGASVTSDRRTLLASADIVLRLRKPPVQEISWLKKGCLHISFLDPFNEKQLVDALASGGISAISMEMIPRTTRAQKMDALSSQANLAGYVMVILAAERLPKIFPMLMTPAGTISPARVFIIGAGVAGLQAIATAKRLGARVEAFDTRPVVKEQVQSLGGKFVEIDLGDTGQTSQGYAKALTLEQLEKQRQGMAKVCSQSDVVITTAQLFGRKAPVVVTKDMIAQMKAGSIIVDMAVESGGNVEGSKVNEEVVTANGVRILGPGNLPGHAAVHASQMYSANLHNLLEEYWNKDTKIFDLNTEDEIIKGCLVTHAGKIVNPMLIK from the coding sequence ATGGTCATTGCCGTCCCTAAAGAAATCCATCCGGGAGAAACCCGGGTATCGTTCATCCCTCCTTCCGTTGACCGTTTGGTCAAAAAAGGAGCTGTGGTATCTGTTGAAACCGGTTTAGGCCAAAGCATCGGCGTCTCCGATGAAGAATACAAGAAAGCTGGTGCTTCTGTAACTTCAGACCGCCGGACTTTGCTTGCCTCGGCTGATATTGTCCTTCGCCTGCGCAAACCCCCTGTCCAGGAGATCAGCTGGCTTAAAAAAGGGTGTTTGCACATCAGTTTTTTGGACCCCTTCAATGAAAAACAACTCGTGGATGCTCTGGCCTCCGGCGGCATCAGCGCCATTTCCATGGAAATGATCCCCCGCACCACCCGCGCGCAAAAGATGGATGCTTTGAGTTCACAGGCCAACCTTGCCGGATATGTCATGGTCATCCTCGCGGCCGAGCGTCTCCCCAAAATTTTCCCCATGCTCATGACCCCGGCCGGGACCATTTCTCCGGCGCGCGTCTTTATCATCGGTGCGGGCGTTGCCGGTTTGCAGGCCATTGCCACGGCCAAACGGCTGGGTGCCCGCGTCGAGGCCTTTGACACCCGGCCCGTGGTCAAGGAACAGGTGCAGTCCTTAGGGGGAAAATTTGTTGAGATCGACCTAGGGGACACCGGTCAAACCTCCCAGGGATATGCCAAAGCATTGACCCTGGAACAATTGGAAAAACAGCGTCAGGGTATGGCCAAGGTCTGTTCGCAATCAGATGTGGTCATCACCACGGCCCAGTTGTTCGGCCGCAAAGCGCCTGTTGTTGTGACCAAGGACATGATCGCCCAGATGAAAGCCGGCAGTATCATTGTAGATATGGCGGTCGAAAGCGGCGGTAATGTGGAGGGCTCCAAAGTTAATGAAGAGGTCGTCACCGCCAATGGCGTGCGCATTTTGGGACCCGGCAATCTGCCCGGTCATGCCGCTGTCCACGCCAGCCAGATGTATTCCGCTAATCTGCACAATCTCCTGGAAGAATACTGGAACAAGGACACTAAAATTTTTGATCTGAATACCGAAGATGAGATCATTAAGGGTTGCTTAGTCACCCACGCGGGCAAGATCGTCAACCCCATGCTGATCAAATAA
- a CDS encoding proton-translocating transhydrogenase family protein, which yields MELIYLLFILTLSVFLGFALISRVPPLLHTPLMSEANAICGIIIIGALIAAGADANSTLTIILGTSAVALAAFNVVGGYLVTERMLKMFKKKDIK from the coding sequence ATGGAACTCATCTATCTACTTTTTATATTGACCCTCTCGGTTTTTCTGGGCTTTGCGCTCATCTCCCGCGTTCCCCCGCTTTTGCATACCCCGCTGATGTCGGAAGCCAATGCCATTTGCGGGATCATCATCATCGGTGCCTTGATCGCGGCCGGCGCTGATGCCAACAGCACGCTGACCATTATTTTAGGAACATCGGCCGTGGCCCTGGCCGCCTTTAACGTGGTCGGCGGTTATTTGGTCACGGAACGCATGCTGAAAATGTTCAAGAAAAAGGACATTAAATGA
- a CDS encoding NAD(P)(+) transhydrogenase (Re/Si-specific) subunit beta: MSEVVVNFIYIISSVLFAFGLKFLGSPVSARKGNMLSAAGMFLAIAATLTSGQLSFQWILIGIIIGGGLGTLVAFKAAMTQMPEMIALLHGCGALASVFVGWSAYHVHGAVDLTNVITLYISIVIGGLTFTGSIIAWGKLSGRIPGKPILFTGQRLLNMALISAILILGVLFIMAPGRYDLFLIILGLSVFFGIFLVIPIGGADMPVVISVLNSYSGIVACTTGFVIHNTLLIVVGALVGANGIILSVIMCKAMNRSIVNVIFGAFGTVVKKKADGEKKEAKAVSVEDAFLVLENAKSVVIVPGYGLAVAQAQHAVRELSEWLEKNGCDVKFAIHPVAGRMPGHMNVLLAEANISYDQLMEMDAINPLMENVDVAIVIGANDVVNPASRHDKSSPIYGMPIINADKAKTVFVLKRSMATGFAGIENELFYYDNTRMIFGDAKQTVQALVAEFKEAAK; the protein is encoded by the coding sequence ATGAGCGAGGTTGTCGTCAATTTCATCTATATCATCAGTTCCGTCCTGTTCGCCTTTGGATTAAAATTTCTGGGCTCCCCTGTGTCCGCCCGCAAAGGCAATATGCTCTCCGCCGCAGGCATGTTTTTGGCCATTGCCGCCACCCTGACCAGCGGGCAACTTAGTTTTCAATGGATCCTCATCGGCATCATCATCGGGGGCGGTTTGGGGACCCTGGTCGCTTTTAAAGCGGCCATGACCCAGATGCCGGAAATGATAGCGCTTCTGCATGGATGCGGGGCCCTGGCCAGTGTTTTTGTCGGCTGGAGCGCTTATCATGTGCACGGCGCTGTTGACCTGACCAATGTCATCACGCTTTACATATCCATCGTCATCGGCGGCCTGACCTTTACCGGAAGCATCATCGCATGGGGAAAACTGAGCGGACGGATCCCCGGAAAACCCATTTTATTTACCGGCCAGCGTTTATTGAACATGGCCTTGATATCAGCGATCCTCATCCTGGGCGTCCTGTTCATCATGGCCCCCGGCCGTTACGACCTCTTCCTGATCATTTTAGGGTTGTCCGTGTTTTTCGGCATCTTTCTGGTCATTCCCATCGGCGGTGCGGACATGCCAGTGGTCATCTCGGTCTTGAACAGCTATTCCGGGATCGTGGCCTGCACCACGGGTTTTGTCATCCATAATACGCTGTTGATCGTGGTGGGCGCTTTGGTGGGGGCCAACGGGATCATCTTGAGCGTCATCATGTGCAAGGCCATGAACCGCTCGATCGTCAACGTCATTTTCGGGGCTTTCGGAACAGTGGTCAAAAAGAAAGCCGACGGCGAAAAAAAAGAGGCCAAAGCGGTTTCTGTTGAGGATGCTTTTCTGGTATTGGAGAATGCCAAATCCGTGGTGATCGTGCCCGGTTACGGCCTGGCTGTGGCGCAAGCCCAGCACGCGGTGCGCGAATTGAGCGAATGGCTAGAGAAAAACGGCTGCGACGTCAAATTTGCCATCCATCCGGTCGCGGGACGCATGCCCGGACACATGAACGTATTGCTCGCCGAAGCCAACATTTCCTATGACCAGTTGATGGAAATGGACGCCATTAACCCGCTCATGGAAAATGTGGATGTGGCCATCGTGATCGGTGCCAATGACGTGGTCAACCCGGCCTCCCGCCATGACAAAAGCAGTCCCATTTACGGCATGCCCATCATCAACGCGGACAAGGCCAAGACCGTGTTCGTGCTCAAACGTTCAATGGCAACCGGTTTCGCGGGAATTGAGAATGAATTGTTTTATTACGACAATACGCGGATGATCTTCGGCGACGCCAAACAAACCGTTCAGGCCCTGGTCGCGGAATTTAAGGAAGCAGCAAAATAA